A genomic window from Lotus japonicus ecotype B-129 chromosome 1, LjGifu_v1.2 includes:
- the LOC130730196 gene encoding heterogeneous nuclear ribonucleoprotein Q-like produces MHKMPGTRQRDVTAQNPESPEGNSEPEKPTDSDEQVDFDGDNDQEEEIEYEEVEEEEEVEDEEVEEVEEEEEEEEEEEEVEEESKPSDGEEEMRVDHTNDEVEKKKHAELLALPPHGSEVYIGGIANNVSEEDLRVFCQSVGEVSEVRIMKAKESGEGKGYAFVAFKTKELASQAIEELNNSEFKGKKIKCSSSQAKHRLFIGNIPKKWTVEDMKKVVADVGPGVISIELLKDLQSSGRNRGFAFIEYYNHACAEYSRQKMSNSNFKLENNAPTVSWADPRNSESSAVSQVKAVYVKNLPENITQDSLKKLFEHHGKITKVVLPPAKAGQEKSRFGFVHFSDRSSAMKALKNTEKYEIDGKNLECSLAKPQADQRSSGTSNSQKPVVLPTYPHRLGYGMVGGAYGGIGAGYGAAGFAQPLMYGMGANPAGMPMMPMLLPDGRIGYVVQQPGLQQPSLQQHAPSPVSRHGRRSGGGSSSGGKRGNDNNRGHRRYNPY; encoded by the exons ATGCATAAAATGCCTGGGACAAGACAAAGAGATGTAACAGCCCAAAATCCAGAGTCACCAGAGGGGAACAGTGAGCCTGAAAAACCCACAGATTCTGATGAGCAGGTAGACTTTGATGGGGACAATGATCAAGAGGAAGAAATTGAATATGAAGAAgtagaggaggaagaagaagtggaagatgaagaagttgaagaggtggaggaggaggaggaggaggaggaagaggaagaagaagtagaGGAAGAGAGTAAGCCCTCAGATGGCGAGGAAGAGATGAGAGTAGATCATACTAATGATGAGGTTGAGAAAAAGAAACATGCTGAGCTACTTGCACTTCCACCTCATGGTTCAGAGGTCTACATTGGGGGTATTGCTAACAATGTTTCTGAAGAAGATTTGAGAGTCTTTTGTCAATCTGTTGGAGAAGTGTCAGAG GTAAGAATTATGAAGGCGAAAGAATCCGGTGAAGGAAAAGGTTATGCTTTTGTGGCCTTCAAGACAAAGGAATTGGCCTCCCAGGCTATTGAGGAACTGAACAACTCTGAATTTAAG GGGAAAAAAATAAAGTGCTCATCATCCCAAGCTAAGCATAGGTTGTTCATTGGTAATATTCCTAAAAAATGGACTGTAGAAGATATGAAGAAGGTTGTTGCAGATGTTGGCCCTGGAGTCATTTCTATTGAACTGCTGAAG GATCTACAGAGTTCTGGCCGTAATCGGGGCTTTGCTTTTATTGAGTATTACAACCATGCTTGTGCAGAATATTCGAGGCAGAAGATGTCAAACTCAAATTTTAAACTTGAAAATAATGCTCCAACAGTGAGCTGGGCTGACCCACGTAATTCTGAATCATCTGCAGTCTCCCAG GTAAAAGCAGTGTATGTAAAAAACCTTCCAGAAAACATTACTCAAGATAGTCTTAAGAAGCTGTTTGAACATCATGGAAAGATCACAAAAGTGGTTCTCCCTCCTGCTAAAGCTGGACAAGAAAAGAGCAGATTTGGTTTTGTGCATTTTTCTGATAGGTCAAGTGCCATGAAGGCATTGAAGAATACAGAGAAATATGAAATTGatg GCAAAAATTTGGAATGTTCACTTGCTAAGCCGCAGGCTGACCAAAGGTCGTCCGGCACATCAAATTCACAGAAGCCAGTCGTACTTCCCACTTATCCACATCGTCTTGGTTATGGTATGGTTGGAGGTGCATATGGTGGCATCGGTGCAGGATACGGTGCTGCTGGCTTTGCACAA CCACTTATGTATGGTATGGGAGCAAACCCTGCTGGCATGCCAATGATGCCAATGCTTCTACCAGATGGAAGAATTGGATATGTAGT GCAACAGCCAGGTTTGCAACAGCCAAGTTTGCAACAGCATGCTCCTTCACCAGTATCCCGACATGGCAGGAGGAGTGGTGGTGGTAGCTCAAGTGGTGGGAAGCGCGGCAATGACAATAACCGTGGGCATCGCCGATATAATCCCTACTAA
- the LOC130730195 gene encoding replication protein A 14 kDa subunit B, which yields MDTSNPAVFVNAELLQFHVGRRVRAVMQVVRSDGAVVIGKSTDDKQLVVKGSPPPAPLTTFVEVIGIVDSDKSIRAEMWTNFGDSIDMVSYQKLCQLANGEFKHLFL from the exons ATGGATACATCGAATCCTGCAGTCTTTGTCAATGCAGAACTGTTGCAGTTCCATGTTGGAAGAAGGGTTCGTGCAGTAATGCAGGTTGTGAGATCTGATGGTGCAGTTGTTATTGGAAAATCAACTGATGACAAGCAGCTTGTTGTGAAAGGATCACCACCACCTGCTCCTCTCACAACTTTTGTTGAAGTTATTGGTATTGTTGACAGTGATAAGTCCATTCGCGCCGAGATGTGGACCAATTTTGGTGATTCAATTG ATATGGTCAGCTACCAGAAGCTTTGTCAGCTTGCAAATGGTGAATTTAAGCACTTGTTCCTGTGA